The following are encoded together in the Candidatus Zixiibacteriota bacterium genome:
- the ribD gene encoding bifunctional diaminohydroxyphosphoribosylaminopyrimidine deaminase/5-amino-6-(5-phosphoribosylamino)uracil reductase RibD: MAASRDAEYMQLALELAERARGRTSPNPMVGAVIVKDAQIVGRGYHKRAGMPHAEINALAEARDNARGATLYVNLEPCCHYGRTSPCTQEIIKAGIKRVVFALTDPNPVVSGQGARELRKAGIKINFGILRRESELLNEVYLKYITTGRPFVILKTAQTLDGRIAAVSGDSRWVTGSKARRLVHRLRSECDAVGVGVGTVNIDNPELTVRLIKGPNPYRLIISAGAAFSKSIKLFKNNSDARTIVATSASTAASLKLKNIIVWSVKKGRGGVSLDDLLDKAGRFGITSLLIEGGNRLATSLLKEGLVDKHYIFIAPKIIGKGINAVGDLALKRMADAISYRNAHYYTEYEPDLLFVGYPKRSK, translated from the coding sequence ATGGCCGCAAGCCGTGATGCCGAATACATGCAACTTGCTCTGGAATTAGCCGAGCGCGCCAGGGGAAGAACGTCACCGAATCCGATGGTCGGAGCGGTTATTGTAAAGGACGCTCAGATTGTCGGACGCGGGTATCATAAACGTGCGGGGATGCCTCATGCTGAAATCAACGCTTTGGCCGAAGCAAGGGATAATGCCCGCGGGGCCACGCTCTATGTCAACCTGGAACCGTGTTGTCATTATGGCCGGACCAGCCCGTGCACACAGGAAATCATTAAAGCCGGAATAAAAAGAGTGGTTTTTGCCCTGACCGATCCCAATCCGGTTGTCTCCGGACAGGGGGCCAGGGAACTGCGAAAAGCCGGTATTAAAATTAATTTCGGTATTCTACGCCGGGAATCAGAACTCCTCAACGAGGTTTACCTTAAATATATTACCACCGGGCGGCCGTTTGTTATTCTTAAAACCGCACAGACGCTCGACGGACGTATCGCCGCCGTTTCAGGAGATTCGCGCTGGGTGACTGGATCCAAGGCCCGCCGATTGGTTCACCGACTACGGTCGGAATGCGATGCTGTGGGGGTTGGGGTCGGAACCGTTAATATCGACAATCCGGAATTAACGGTACGCCTGATAAAAGGCCCCAATCCGTACCGCCTAATTATCTCCGCCGGGGCGGCCTTTTCCAAATCCATAAAGCTGTTTAAAAATAATTCCGACGCCCGGACAATTGTGGCCACCTCGGCATCCACAGCGGCATCCTTGAAGTTGAAAAATATTATCGTCTGGTCGGTAAAAAAGGGCAGGGGGGGGGTATCTCTCGATGACCTGCTGGATAAAGCCGGTCGATTCGGAATTACGTCTCTTTTGATCGAAGGCGGCAATCGCTTGGCAACATCCCTTTTGAAAGAGGGGCTGGTGGATAAACATTATATTTTCATAGCCCCCAAAATTATCGGCAAGGGGATAAATGCCGTAGGTGATCTGGCTTTAAAAAGAATGGCTGATGCCATAAGTTATCGCAATGCCCATTATTATACCGAATATGAACCGGATCTACTGTTTGTCGGTTACCCTAAGAGGAGCAAATGA